A window of Candidatus Zixiibacteriota bacterium genomic DNA:
TCCATCTCCGTGTCGGTGCGGAAGCCGTAATTCGCGGAGAGCCCCAGCATCGGCCAGCTCATCCGGCGCGCCGCTCTACTCGAGAAAGTGTATGCCTCGGCCTGGCGTGACAGTTTCCTCAGCGGCGGATAATTCTGCCGGGCCGCTGCCAACCAGTTATCGGGGCTCTGGGGGACTTCGGGCTGGCTTGACACAGCGAGCGGCAGCGCATCTGAGACCGGATCGAGTCCCCTGAGAATGTTCAGGTTATAGCGGGACTCATCGACCATGTGCTCAGCTTCGAGCAGTTGCGCCTGGAGTCGCCACAACTCGGCCTGAGCGGCGAGAACTTCATCCTGGCTGGCCTGGTTTGTCGCGAGCTTGGACTTGGCCGACGCCACCACCGCTTCGAGTAGATCGTGTTGTGCGGCCAAATCGCCCAGCGAGCGAGTACGATAATACAAGTCGGCAAATGCGTATCGCGCCGCCATCACCAGATCGACCTCCATGGCGCGACGGTCTTCAGATGCGGCGTCGGCCTCAGACTGTGCCGCCTTCGATTGAAGACCCTTCTGGCCGGCATACGGGATATTCTGGCTCAGGCCGACCATCTTCATGGTCATCGGGTCCATATCGAAGTCGAAAGACGTCGGCAGATTGGCGACACCAAGCATGAGCATCGGATCATCCCACGCTCCCGCCGGCCCCACTTTGGCCCGCGCTGCCTGCTCCATATAGCGGGCTGCAGCCGCTCTATTATTGTGCAGCACTACGTCTCTGATGACCTCGTCGATGTAAAGGCTGTCACCGGGTTGGCCAGCAACTTGCGATACCAGACAGAAAACGAGAACGAAGACTCCCGCCCGCCAG
This region includes:
- a CDS encoding TolC family protein, translating into MLDRRKDELRPPVTHWRAGVFVLVFCLVSQVAGQPGDSLYIDEVIRDVVLHNNRAAAARYMEQAARAKVGPAGAWDDPMLMLGVANLPTSFDFDMDPMTMKMVGLSQNIPYAGQKGLQSKAAQSEADAASEDRRAMEVDLVMAARYAFADLYYRTRSLGDLAAQHDLLEAVVASAKSKLATNQASQDEVLAAQAELWRLQAQLLEAEHMVDESRYNLNILRGLDPVSDALPLAVSSQPEVPQSPDNWLAAARQNYPPLRKLSRQAEAYTFSSRAARRMSWPMLGLSANYGFRTDTEMEDRDNMVGFQATLTLPIFAGRQQRRMAESMEAMRRSVDEEALQLGREIESRLRLLHTTAVHLVQTVDLYGNRIIPITQDAFQSALAGYASNRVPYTNLLMLAVNVYRDRLMLNEVNNQLARTMAEIDRYTVGPAAYSVGAAGASR